One genomic window of Arthrobacter sp. KBS0703 includes the following:
- a CDS encoding superoxide dismutase, with the protein MTEYVLPELSYDYAALEPHISARIMELHHSKHHAAYVAGANNALSQLAEARDKGDFANINRLSKDLAFHTGGHINHSVFWNNLSPDGGDKPEGELAAAIDDAFGSFDAFRAQFSAAALGLQGSGWGFLAYEPIGGNLVIEQLYDQQGNVALGTTPLLMLDMWEHAFYLDYVNVKADYVKAFWNIVNWADVAQRFAGARANATGLITL; encoded by the coding sequence GTGACCGAGTACGTTCTGCCCGAACTCAGCTACGACTACGCAGCGCTGGAGCCCCACATCTCAGCGAGGATCATGGAGCTGCACCACAGCAAGCACCACGCTGCCTATGTGGCTGGCGCCAACAACGCGCTGTCCCAGCTCGCCGAGGCCCGCGACAAGGGCGACTTCGCCAACATCAACCGGCTTTCCAAGGACCTGGCCTTCCACACCGGCGGCCACATCAACCACTCCGTGTTCTGGAACAACCTTTCCCCGGACGGCGGCGACAAGCCGGAAGGCGAGCTGGCTGCCGCAATCGACGACGCCTTCGGCTCCTTCGACGCCTTCCGTGCCCAGTTCTCCGCGGCCGCCCTCGGCCTGCAGGGTTCCGGCTGGGGCTTCCTCGCCTACGAACCCATCGGCGGAAACCTGGTCATCGAACAGCTCTATGACCAGCAGGGCAACGTCGCGCTGGGCACCACCCCGCTGCTGATGCTCGACATGTGGGAGCACGCCTTCTACCTCGACTACGTCAACGTCAAGGCTGACTACGTCAAAGCGTTCTGGAACATCGTCAACTGGGCCGACGTCGCCCAGCGCTTTGCCGGAGCCCGCGCGAACGCCACCGGCCTCATCACGCTCTAG
- the tpiA gene encoding triose-phosphate isomerase, protein MTTSTNGTFDRTPLIAGNWKMNMDHVRGITLLQKLAWTLSDAKHDYSRVEAVVFPPFTDLRGVQTLVQGDELDISYGGQDLSEFDSGAYTGDISGQFLNKLGCKYVLVGHSERRTIHNESDDVLNAKVKAAYRHGITPVLCVGEGLEIRQAGTHVQHTLNQLRADVEGLSAEQAAELVVAYEPVWAIGTGEVAGPEDAQEMCAAIRAELTELFGTDVAAKARLLYGGSVKASNAAAILQERDVDGVLVGGASLDPAEFANIVRFESHLVTG, encoded by the coding sequence GTGACAACGTCAACTAACGGCACCTTTGACCGCACCCCTCTCATTGCGGGCAACTGGAAGATGAACATGGACCACGTCCGGGGCATCACCCTCCTGCAGAAGCTGGCCTGGACCCTGTCCGACGCCAAGCACGACTACAGCCGCGTGGAAGCCGTGGTCTTCCCGCCCTTCACCGACCTCCGCGGCGTCCAGACCCTGGTCCAGGGCGACGAACTCGACATCTCGTATGGCGGGCAGGACCTGTCCGAGTTCGACTCCGGTGCGTACACCGGCGACATTTCGGGGCAGTTCCTGAACAAGCTCGGGTGCAAGTACGTGCTGGTGGGGCACAGCGAACGGCGCACCATCCACAACGAGTCCGACGACGTCCTCAACGCCAAGGTCAAGGCCGCCTACCGCCACGGCATCACCCCCGTGCTGTGCGTCGGCGAGGGCCTGGAAATCCGGCAGGCCGGCACCCACGTCCAGCACACCCTGAACCAGCTCCGCGCCGACGTGGAAGGCCTCAGCGCAGAACAGGCTGCTGAACTCGTGGTCGCCTACGAGCCCGTGTGGGCCATCGGAACCGGTGAAGTTGCCGGTCCGGAGGACGCCCAGGAAATGTGCGCCGCCATCCGCGCCGAGCTCACGGAGCTCTTCGGCACGGACGTCGCCGCCAAGGCGCGCCTGCTGTACGGCGGATCCGTCAAGGCCAGCAACGCCGCAGCCATCCTCCAGGAACGCGACGTCGACGGCGTGCTCGTGGGCGGCGCCAGCCTCGACCCGGCCGAGTTTGCTAATATTGTCAGGTTCGAGAGTCACCTTGTGACGGGCTAG
- a CDS encoding RNA polymerase-binding protein RbpA, which translates to MVHSTSGFRGTRVGVTPVSYTHLDVYKRQGDDPLGEPLPRIHVSYWCAMGHETRPVFIKLPDEEIPALWDCRRCGRPATRHPGAAPAQETAEDGFKTHLEYVKERRSSQDAEDVLAGALRRLRAGRSLPD; encoded by the coding sequence ATGGTGCATTCCACGTCAGGATTCCGGGGTACCCGTGTGGGTGTTACCCCTGTCTCTTATACACATCTAGATGTGTATAAGAGACAGGGTGACGATCCTCTGGGGGAGCCCTTGCCGCGTATTCACGTCTCCTATTGGTGCGCCATGGGACATGAGACGCGGCCTGTTTTCATTAAGCTGCCCGACGAGGAGATTCCCGCCCTCTGGGACTGCCGGCGGTGCGGCAGGCCCGCGACTCGGCATCCGGGCGCCGCGCCGGCGCAGGAGACGGCAGAAGACGGCTTCAAAACCCATCTCGAATACGTTAAAGAAAGACGCTCCAGCCAGGACGCCGAAGACGTTCTGGCCGGAGCGCTGCGAAGGCTACGAGCCGGCAGGAGCCTTCCGGACTAG
- the zwf gene encoding glucose-6-phosphate dehydrogenase, translating to MPDTLNGRRSAGRNGNPLRDPRDRRLNRIAGPSSLVLFGVTGDLARKKLMPAVYDLANRGLLPPSFALVGFARRQWDNEDFAAEVKDAVKTYSRTPFDEAVWNQLSEGIRFVQGEFDDDSAFERLGETIKELDEQRGTRGNHAFYLSIPPKAFEQVCRQLSKHGLAQAEGDNWRRVVIEKPFGHDLESARQLNDIVESVFPPDAVFRIDHYLGKETVQNILALRFANQLFEPLWNANYVDHVQITMAEDIGTGGRAGYYDGVGAARDVIQNHLLQLLALTAMEEPISFNADDLRAEKEKVLAAVRLPEDLSTHSARGQFAGGWQGGEQVQGYLEEEGIPADSTTETYAAIRVDINTRRWHGVPFYLRAGKRLGRRVTEIAVVFKRAPNLLFRDHGEDDFGQNAVVIRVQPDEGATIRFGSKVPGTQMEVRDVTMDFGYGHSFTESSPEAYERLILDVLLGEPPLFPRHEEVELSWKILDPFEDYWEGLGEQPEPYAPGSWGPASADELLARDGRTWRRP from the coding sequence ATGCCAGATACCCTGAACGGCAGAAGGTCAGCAGGCAGGAACGGGAACCCGCTGCGGGATCCGCGGGACCGCCGTCTGAACCGGATTGCCGGACCGTCGTCGCTCGTGCTCTTCGGAGTCACGGGCGACCTCGCCCGCAAAAAGTTGATGCCCGCCGTCTACGACCTCGCAAACCGTGGACTGCTGCCGCCCAGCTTTGCCCTGGTGGGCTTTGCCCGGCGCCAGTGGGACAACGAGGACTTCGCCGCAGAGGTGAAGGACGCCGTCAAGACGTACTCCCGGACACCTTTCGACGAGGCCGTCTGGAACCAGCTCTCCGAAGGCATCCGCTTCGTGCAGGGCGAGTTCGACGACGACTCCGCATTTGAGCGGCTCGGCGAGACCATCAAGGAACTCGACGAGCAGCGCGGCACGCGCGGCAACCACGCGTTCTACCTGTCCATCCCGCCGAAGGCCTTCGAACAGGTCTGCCGGCAGCTCTCGAAGCACGGGCTGGCCCAGGCTGAGGGCGACAACTGGCGCCGCGTGGTCATCGAGAAGCCGTTCGGGCACGACCTTGAGTCGGCCCGGCAGCTGAACGACATCGTGGAGTCCGTCTTTCCGCCCGACGCCGTGTTCCGGATCGACCACTACCTGGGCAAGGAGACGGTGCAGAACATCCTGGCGCTGCGCTTCGCGAACCAGCTGTTCGAGCCGCTGTGGAACGCCAACTACGTGGACCACGTGCAGATCACCATGGCCGAGGACATCGGCACCGGCGGCCGCGCCGGGTATTACGACGGCGTGGGTGCCGCCCGCGACGTCATCCAGAACCACCTGCTCCAGCTGCTCGCGCTGACGGCCATGGAGGAGCCCATCTCCTTCAACGCCGATGACCTGCGCGCGGAGAAGGAAAAGGTGCTGGCCGCCGTCAGGCTTCCGGAGGACCTGTCCACCCATTCCGCCCGCGGGCAGTTCGCCGGCGGCTGGCAGGGCGGCGAGCAGGTACAGGGCTACCTCGAGGAGGAAGGCATTCCCGCCGACTCCACCACCGAGACCTATGCCGCCATCCGGGTGGACATCAACACCCGGCGCTGGCACGGCGTGCCGTTCTACCTCCGGGCGGGCAAGCGCCTGGGCCGGCGCGTCACGGAAATCGCCGTGGTGTTCAAGCGCGCCCCCAACCTCCTGTTCCGCGACCACGGCGAGGACGACTTCGGCCAGAACGCCGTCGTCATCCGCGTCCAGCCGGACGAGGGCGCCACGATCCGCTTCGGTTCCAAGGTCCCCGGCACGCAGATGGAAGTCCGTGACGTGACCATGGACTTCGGCTACGGCCACTCCTTCACGGAATCCAGCCCCGAAGCCTACGAACGGCTCATCCTGGACGTGCTGCTGGGCGAGCCGCCGCTCTTCCCGCGGCATGAGGAAGTGGAGCTCTCCTGGAAGATCCTGGATCCGTTCGAGGACTACTGGGAAGGCTTGGGCGAGCAGCCCGAACCGTACGCACCCGGCAGCTGGGGCCCGGCCTCCGCTGACGAGCTCCTTGCCCGCGACGGACGAACCTGGAGAAGGCCATGA
- a CDS encoding glucose-6-phosphate isomerase encodes MSTLSYDATGAARKALEQHLPALVEDRIATRIFAKDHTLWGPDAEAESAVRLGWVEAATVARPLVAGILELRDALKADGVTRIVLCGMGGSSLAPEVIAGTAGVELTVLDSTDPEQVGAALADRLAETAIVVSSKSGSTLETDSQRRVFEHAFNEAGIDAKSRIIIVTDPGSPLDKASREAGYRAVFNADPNVGGRYSALTAFGLVPSGLAGVDIESFLDEAEEAAEILNEDAPENIGLALGTALGGTNPLRDKIVIAEDGSGIVGFADWAEQLIAESTGKLGTGVLPVVAGTSAPEVTSGAEDVLVVRLVSPDADVELGENEVAIAGGLATQMMVWEFATAVAGRLLGINPFDQPDVEAAKVAARGLLDAQPEPTPAAFVDGAVEVRGGDWLGDSATVAEAVSALLGQLGSNGYLSVQAYFDRLAYARLEGIRDELAAVSGRPVTFGWGPRFLHSTGQFHKGGPAIGAFLQVTAASSQDLAIPDRPFTFGELISAQAAGDAQVLSEHGRPVLRLHLTDRAAGVAQLQEIVSALAGQATSATES; translated from the coding sequence ATGAGCACACTCAGCTACGACGCCACCGGCGCCGCCCGGAAGGCTCTTGAGCAGCACCTGCCCGCCCTGGTGGAGGACCGGATCGCCACCCGTATCTTCGCGAAGGACCACACGCTGTGGGGTCCCGATGCAGAGGCCGAGTCCGCAGTCCGCCTGGGCTGGGTCGAGGCGGCCACCGTCGCGCGGCCCCTCGTCGCCGGCATCCTGGAGCTCCGCGATGCCCTGAAGGCCGACGGCGTCACGCGCATCGTCCTTTGCGGCATGGGCGGCTCCTCGCTCGCTCCTGAAGTCATCGCCGGCACCGCTGGCGTCGAGCTGACCGTGCTGGACAGCACCGACCCCGAACAGGTCGGTGCTGCCCTCGCGGACCGTCTCGCCGAGACCGCGATCGTGGTTTCCTCGAAATCGGGTTCGACCCTTGAAACGGATTCGCAGCGGCGGGTCTTCGAGCACGCCTTCAACGAAGCCGGCATCGACGCCAAGAGCCGGATCATCATCGTGACCGACCCCGGGTCGCCGCTGGACAAGGCGTCCCGCGAAGCCGGCTACCGTGCCGTCTTCAACGCGGATCCGAACGTGGGCGGACGCTATTCCGCCCTGACCGCCTTCGGGCTCGTGCCCTCGGGCCTGGCCGGCGTCGACATCGAATCCTTCCTGGACGAGGCCGAGGAAGCCGCCGAAATCCTGAACGAGGACGCGCCCGAGAACATCGGGCTGGCCCTGGGAACGGCACTCGGCGGCACCAACCCGCTGCGCGACAAGATCGTCATTGCCGAGGACGGCTCGGGAATTGTGGGCTTCGCCGACTGGGCCGAGCAGCTCATCGCCGAATCCACCGGAAAGCTCGGCACCGGCGTCCTCCCCGTGGTCGCCGGCACGTCCGCACCGGAGGTTACCTCCGGCGCCGAAGACGTACTCGTAGTACGGCTCGTGAGCCCGGATGCCGACGTCGAACTCGGCGAAAACGAAGTCGCCATTGCCGGCGGACTCGCCACCCAGATGATGGTGTGGGAGTTTGCCACGGCGGTGGCCGGCCGACTCCTGGGCATCAACCCGTTTGACCAGCCCGACGTCGAAGCAGCCAAGGTCGCGGCCCGTGGCCTGCTGGATGCCCAGCCGGAGCCCACACCGGCAGCCTTCGTTGACGGTGCCGTTGAAGTCCGCGGCGGCGACTGGCTCGGCGACTCGGCCACAGTGGCCGAGGCTGTTTCCGCGCTTCTCGGCCAGCTGGGCAGCAACGGGTACCTCAGCGTGCAGGCCTACTTTGACCGGCTGGCCTACGCACGACTCGAAGGCATCCGCGACGAACTCGCTGCGGTTAGCGGCCGTCCGGTCACCTTCGGCTGGGGACCGCGCTTCCTCCACTCCACCGGCCAGTTCCACAAGGGCGGACCCGCCATCGGCGCCTTCCTGCAGGTCACGGCCGCTTCCAGCCAGGACCTGGCCATTCCGGACCGGCCGTTCACGTTCGGCGAGCTGATCTCGGCGCAGGCCGCAGGCGACGCCCAGGTGCTCAGCGAACACGGCCGCCCGGTCCTGCGCCTGCACCTCACCGACCGTGCGGCCGGCGTGGCCCAGCTCCAGGAGATTGTTTCCGCGCTTGCCGGCCAGGCAACATCCGCCACTGAAAGCTAA
- a CDS encoding glucose-6-phosphate dehydrogenase assembly protein OpcA, giving the protein MIVDLPDTTTSKVSKKIMSLREQGGVIALGRVLTLVVVTKSGLEEEAIEAANEASREHPCRIIVLADAGSSAPNRLDAQIRVGGDAGASEVIVLRGFGELAEESESLVAALLLPDAPIVAWWPHGAPKNASETSIGRIAHRRITDSANEAEPQVALENIRNTYKAGDTDLAWTRLTNWRIQLAAVLDQVDASPVTAVAVEGASDSPSTILLAAWLTLSLDAPVTIVADPAGTGIRRVRLSRASGDVQLFRPGLSVAELTQPGQPAQRISLPRRSLRDCLAEELRRLDPDEVFGEVITIGLPRTNLRSVRPSER; this is encoded by the coding sequence ATGATTGTAGATCTTCCTGACACCACCACCTCCAAGGTCTCCAAGAAGATCATGTCCCTGCGGGAGCAGGGAGGTGTGATCGCCTTGGGCCGCGTGCTCACCCTCGTGGTGGTCACCAAGTCGGGCCTTGAGGAAGAGGCCATTGAGGCCGCCAACGAGGCCAGCCGGGAGCACCCCTGCCGGATCATCGTGCTCGCGGACGCCGGTTCGTCCGCGCCCAACCGGCTCGATGCCCAGATCCGCGTTGGCGGCGACGCCGGTGCCTCCGAGGTCATAGTGCTGCGCGGGTTCGGTGAACTCGCCGAGGAGAGCGAATCCCTGGTGGCCGCGCTCCTCCTGCCCGACGCGCCAATCGTGGCCTGGTGGCCGCACGGCGCGCCGAAAAACGCGAGCGAAACCTCGATCGGCCGGATCGCGCACCGTCGCATCACCGACTCCGCGAACGAAGCCGAGCCGCAGGTTGCACTCGAGAACATCCGCAACACCTATAAGGCAGGCGACACCGACCTCGCCTGGACGCGCCTCACCAACTGGCGCATCCAGCTGGCGGCCGTCCTGGACCAGGTGGACGCGTCTCCGGTCACGGCCGTGGCGGTGGAGGGCGCCTCCGACTCCCCCAGCACCATCCTGCTGGCGGCGTGGCTGACACTCTCCCTCGACGCTCCGGTGACCATCGTTGCTGATCCCGCGGGAACCGGCATCCGGCGCGTCCGGCTCAGCAGGGCCAGCGGCGACGTCCAGCTGTTCCGCCCCGGACTGTCCGTTGCCGAACTGACCCAGCCGGGCCAGCCCGCGCAGCGGATTTCCCTGCCCCGCCGCAGCCTGCGGGACTGCCTGGCGGAGGAATTGCGGCGCCTGGATCCCGACGAAGTCTTCGGCGAAGTGATTACTATTGGACTGCCACGTACCAATCTAAGGAGTGTCCGACCCAGTGAGCGCTGA
- the secG gene encoding preprotein translocase subunit SecG: MDVLHVILQILLGITSLLLTLLILLHKGRGGGLSDMFGGGMSSGLSSSGVAERNLNRFTIILGITWGAVIIALGLLMRFTGVADS, encoded by the coding sequence GTGGACGTTCTTCATGTCATTCTGCAGATCCTCCTGGGCATCACCAGCCTGCTGCTGACGCTGCTCATCCTGCTCCACAAGGGACGTGGCGGCGGTCTGTCAGACATGTTCGGCGGCGGAATGAGCTCGGGCCTGAGCTCTTCGGGTGTCGCCGAGCGCAACCTGAACAGGTTCACCATCATCCTTGGCATCACCTGGGGCGCTGTGATCATCGCGCTTGGGCTGCTGATGCGGTTCACGGGTGTGGCTGACTCCTAA
- the gap gene encoding type I glyceraldehyde-3-phosphate dehydrogenase, producing the protein MTTRIGINGFGRIGRNYFRAALAQGADLEIVAVNDLTSPEALAHLLKYDSVGGRLKETVEVKEGNLVVNGNAIKVLAERDPANLPWGELGVDIVIESTGFFTKAAAAKKHIEAGAKKVLISAPASDEDITIVMGVNHELYDPAAHHIISNASCTTNCLGPLAKVINDEFGIERGLMTTVHAYTADQNLQDGPHNDLRRARAAAINMVPTSTGAAKAIGLVLPELKGKLDGYAIRVPVPTGSATDLTVTVSRETTVEEVNAALKKAADSDELQGILTYTDAPIVSSDIVGDPASSIFDSGLTKVIGNQVKVVSWYDNEWGYSNRLVDLTELVAAKLG; encoded by the coding sequence GTGACCACCCGTATTGGTATTAACGGCTTTGGCCGCATCGGCCGTAACTACTTCCGCGCAGCGCTTGCACAGGGTGCGGACCTTGAAATCGTTGCCGTCAACGACCTCACCAGCCCCGAGGCACTGGCCCACCTGCTGAAGTACGACTCCGTCGGCGGCCGCCTGAAGGAAACCGTTGAGGTCAAAGAAGGCAACCTGGTCGTCAACGGCAACGCCATCAAGGTCCTTGCCGAGCGCGATCCGGCCAACCTGCCCTGGGGCGAGCTCGGCGTGGACATCGTCATCGAGTCCACCGGCTTCTTCACCAAGGCCGCTGCTGCCAAGAAGCACATCGAAGCTGGCGCCAAGAAGGTTCTGATCTCCGCCCCGGCCTCCGACGAGGACATCACCATCGTGATGGGTGTGAACCACGAACTGTACGACCCCGCAGCTCACCACATCATCTCCAACGCGTCCTGCACAACCAACTGCCTCGGCCCCCTGGCCAAGGTCATCAACGACGAGTTCGGCATCGAGCGTGGCCTCATGACCACGGTTCACGCCTACACGGCCGACCAGAACCTGCAGGACGGCCCGCACAACGACCTCCGCCGCGCCCGCGCAGCCGCCATCAACATGGTTCCCACCTCCACCGGTGCTGCCAAGGCAATCGGCCTGGTGCTCCCGGAACTCAAGGGCAAGCTCGACGGCTACGCCATCCGCGTCCCGGTCCCCACCGGCTCCGCTACGGACCTCACCGTCACGGTTTCCCGCGAGACCACGGTCGAGGAAGTCAACGCCGCGCTGAAGAAGGCTGCCGATTCGGACGAGCTCCAGGGCATCCTGACCTACACCGACGCGCCCATCGTCTCCTCGGACATCGTCGGCGACCCCGCTTCGTCAATCTTTGACTCCGGTTTGACCAAGGTCATCGGCAACCAGGTCAAGGTTGTTTCCTGGTATGACAACGAATGGGGCTACTCCAACCGACTGGTGGACCTCACGGAGCTCGTCGCAGCAAAGCTGGGCTAG
- a CDS encoding phosphoglycerate kinase, with protein MTFHTLNELIAEGVRGRYILVRSDLNVPLDGSTVTDDGRIKASLPVLGKLTDAGARVLVTAHLGRPKGAPEDKYSLQPAVTRLAELASFPVSLAQDTVGPSAKELSTSLQDGQVLVLENVRFDARETSKDDAERGAFADELVALTGENGAYVDDAFGAVHRKHASVYDVATRLPSYQGDLVHTEVEVLRKLTADTQRPYVVVLGGSKVSDKLAVINNLIGKADTILVGGGMLFTFLAAEGHKVAGSLLEEDQIPVVQDYLKRAADAGTEFVVPTDVVVAAKFAADADHETVRAEAIESSRFGAQGIGLDIGPESAQAFAERIKGAKTVFWNGPMGVFEFEAFSAGTRAVAQGLTETDAFTVVGGGDSAAAVRTLGFSDDQFGHISTGGGASLEYLEGKDLPGLTVLDR; from the coding sequence ATGACATTTCACACCCTCAACGAACTGATCGCTGAAGGTGTCCGCGGGCGGTACATTCTGGTCAGAAGTGACCTGAATGTGCCGCTCGACGGCTCTACAGTGACTGACGACGGCCGCATCAAGGCCTCACTGCCGGTCCTGGGAAAGCTCACGGACGCCGGTGCCCGCGTGCTGGTAACAGCCCACCTGGGCCGCCCCAAGGGCGCCCCGGAAGACAAGTATTCGCTCCAGCCGGCCGTCACGCGCCTGGCCGAGCTGGCCTCCTTCCCGGTGTCCCTCGCGCAGGACACTGTCGGACCGTCAGCCAAGGAGCTCTCCACGTCGTTGCAGGACGGCCAAGTGCTGGTGCTCGAAAACGTACGCTTCGACGCCCGCGAGACCAGCAAGGACGACGCAGAGCGCGGCGCCTTTGCCGATGAACTGGTGGCCCTGACCGGGGAAAACGGCGCCTACGTCGATGACGCTTTCGGTGCCGTGCACCGCAAGCACGCCAGCGTGTACGACGTCGCCACCCGGCTTCCGTCGTACCAGGGCGACCTCGTCCACACGGAGGTGGAGGTGCTGCGCAAGCTGACGGCAGACACCCAGCGCCCGTACGTCGTGGTGCTCGGCGGCTCAAAGGTTTCCGACAAGCTCGCTGTCATCAACAACCTGATCGGCAAGGCGGACACCATCCTCGTGGGCGGCGGCATGCTGTTCACCTTTCTCGCAGCCGAGGGCCACAAAGTGGCCGGCAGCCTGCTGGAAGAGGACCAGATCCCCGTGGTTCAGGACTACCTGAAGCGTGCTGCTGACGCAGGCACGGAATTCGTGGTGCCCACCGACGTTGTGGTGGCAGCGAAATTCGCCGCCGACGCGGACCACGAGACCGTTCGTGCAGAGGCCATCGAAAGCAGCCGGTTCGGCGCGCAGGGCATCGGCCTGGACATCGGCCCGGAGTCCGCGCAGGCATTCGCCGAGCGGATCAAAGGCGCCAAGACGGTGTTCTGGAACGGGCCCATGGGCGTGTTCGAATTCGAGGCCTTCTCGGCCGGCACCCGTGCCGTGGCCCAGGGCCTGACGGAGACGGACGCATTCACCGTGGTGGGCGGCGGAGACTCGGCCGCGGCCGTCCGCACCCTCGGCTTCTCCGATGACCAGTTCGGGCACATTTCCACCGGCGGCGGCGCCAGCCTGGAATACCTCGAAGGCAAGGACCTCCCGGGCCTCACCGTCCTGGACCGCTAG
- the yvcK gene encoding uridine diphosphate-N-acetylglucosamine-binding protein YvcK: MGMLTGPLPLVPPAGLAGSQQAKGPSVVALGGGHGLSASLSALRLLTSELTAIVTVADDGGSSGRLRQEYGVLPPGDLRMALSALCDDTDWGRTWRDVMQHRFQSPRGSGSLDDHAMGNLLIVTLWELLGDAVAGLKWAGALLGARGQVLPMSTVPLTIEGDVRVAAPDGSSTLTTIRGQARCAVAGSLESVRLLPDHAPACVEALTAIELADWVVLGPGSWYTSVLPHLLLPEMRQALCDTPAKRCLTMNLAMDTKETSGMSAADHLHVLRDYAPEFSADVVLADPASVSDLREFEKAAGMIGAEVVLGKVGASGRRPVHDPLRLATAYQDIFGNS, encoded by the coding sequence ATGGGCATGCTCACCGGCCCGCTGCCGCTGGTTCCACCGGCCGGCCTGGCCGGCTCCCAACAGGCCAAGGGCCCCTCCGTGGTGGCCCTCGGCGGAGGCCACGGCCTCTCGGCGTCGCTGTCGGCACTTCGGCTGCTGACCTCCGAACTGACGGCGATTGTCACAGTTGCGGACGACGGCGGATCCTCCGGCCGCCTCCGCCAGGAGTACGGTGTCCTTCCCCCGGGCGATCTGCGTATGGCGCTCTCCGCGCTGTGCGACGACACCGACTGGGGCCGCACCTGGCGCGACGTCATGCAGCACCGGTTCCAGTCGCCGCGCGGCAGCGGCTCGCTGGACGACCACGCCATGGGAAACCTGCTCATTGTCACGCTCTGGGAGCTCCTCGGTGATGCGGTGGCCGGGCTGAAGTGGGCCGGGGCCCTGCTGGGAGCCCGCGGCCAGGTCCTGCCCATGTCCACGGTGCCGCTGACGATCGAGGGCGACGTGCGCGTCGCTGCCCCCGACGGCAGCAGCACGCTCACCACCATCAGGGGCCAGGCGCGGTGCGCGGTGGCCGGCTCGCTCGAGAGCGTCCGCCTGCTTCCGGACCATGCGCCGGCATGCGTGGAAGCGCTGACCGCCATTGAACTCGCCGACTGGGTGGTGCTGGGTCCGGGCTCCTGGTACACGTCAGTGCTCCCGCACCTGTTGCTGCCTGAAATGAGGCAGGCCCTGTGTGACACTCCGGCCAAGCGGTGCCTCACCATGAACCTCGCCATGGACACCAAGGAAACGTCGGGGATGTCCGCAGCCGACCACCTGCACGTGCTGCGGGATTACGCGCCGGAATTCAGCGCGGACGTCGTGCTGGCGGATCCCGCCTCGGTTTCGGATCTGCGCGAATTTGAGAAGGCTGCCGGGATGATCGGAGCCGAGGTTGTCTTGGGTAAAGTAGGGGCTTCGGGTCGGCGTCCGGTCCACGACCCCCTGCGGCTGGCTACGGCTTACCAGGATATTTTTGGGAACAGTTAG
- the whiA gene encoding DNA-binding protein WhiA → MALTASVKEELSRLDIKKSSVRKAEVSAMLRFAGGLHIISGRIVIEAEVDLASTARRLRAAIAEVYGHQSEIIVVSGSGLRRGNRYVVRVVRDGEALARQTGLLDARGRPVRGLPSVVVNGSAADAEAVWRGAFLAHGSLTEPGRSSSMEVTCPGPESALALVGAARRLGIQAKAREVRGVDRVVIRDGDTIAALLTRMGAHDALMVWEERRMRKEVRATANRLANFDDANLRRSAQAAVAAGARVDRALEILGDDVPEHLKYAGELRVAHKQASLDELGRLADPPMTKDAIAGRIRRLLAMADKRATDLGIPGTDANVTPEMLDE, encoded by the coding sequence ATGGCACTGACAGCATCAGTCAAGGAAGAACTGTCCCGCCTGGACATAAAGAAGTCATCGGTCCGGAAGGCTGAAGTGTCGGCCATGCTCCGCTTCGCCGGCGGGCTGCACATCATTTCGGGGCGGATTGTCATCGAGGCCGAAGTGGACCTGGCCTCCACGGCGCGGAGGCTCCGGGCTGCGATCGCCGAAGTCTACGGACACCAGAGCGAAATCATCGTCGTGTCCGGCAGCGGGCTTCGCCGCGGGAACCGCTATGTGGTGCGCGTGGTCCGGGACGGCGAGGCATTGGCGCGGCAGACCGGCCTCCTCGACGCCCGCGGCCGCCCGGTGCGCGGCCTGCCCTCAGTGGTGGTCAACGGTTCTGCCGCCGACGCCGAGGCCGTGTGGCGCGGCGCCTTCCTGGCGCACGGGTCACTGACCGAACCCGGCAGGTCCTCGTCCATGGAGGTCACGTGCCCCGGACCGGAATCTGCGCTGGCCCTCGTCGGCGCGGCGAGGCGGCTCGGTATTCAGGCCAAGGCCCGCGAGGTCAGGGGAGTGGACCGCGTGGTGATCCGGGACGGCGACACCATCGCTGCGCTGCTCACCAGGATGGGCGCCCACGACGCCCTCATGGTCTGGGAGGAACGCCGCATGCGGAAGGAAGTCCGTGCCACCGCCAACCGGCTCGCGAACTTCGACGACGCAAACCTGCGCCGTTCCGCGCAGGCGGCCGTGGCGGCAGGAGCCCGGGTCGACCGCGCTCTGGAAATCCTCGGCGACGACGTCCCGGAGCACCTGAAGTACGCCGGCGAGCTCAGGGTGGCCCACAAGCAGGCAAGCCTCGACGAGCTCGGCCGGCTCGCCGATCCGCCCATGACCAAGGACGCCATCGCCGGCCGCATCCGGCGCCTGCTGGCCATGGCGGACAAACGCGCCACTGACCTCGGCATTCCCGGCACGGACGCCAATGTGACGCCGGAAATGCTGGACGAGTAA